One window of the Benincasa hispida cultivar B227 chromosome 3, ASM972705v1, whole genome shotgun sequence genome contains the following:
- the LOC120074441 gene encoding uncharacterized protein LOC120074441 codes for MDLKFVKSPILHDRAFARRIFFRIFLFGSVISLIPILHILTSYDFKSFHLPKSPPCHAVARTAAGDQLPRGSYLFQGHFLNPVWDSFDSVHCQETVNLTVSIIKLLVNEKHLFNHSARALFVGGSSSSAASMLQDLGFSGAVGVDKGRFISLEKRVVGYKLDYSNDSFDFVLFKGKLKVSVPDLVVGEIERILAGGGIGAVVTGISSPISIGLAGRVGKLLKSSCVVYSGNVNKLYISVFKKKQFHELPINCSS; via the coding sequence ATGGATTTAAAGTTCGTGAAATCGCCGATCCTACACGACCGTGCATTCGCAAGACGCATCTTCTTCCGCATCTTCTTATTCGGCTCCGTCATCTCCCTCATTCCCATCCTCCACATTCTCACTTCTTACGATTTCAAATCCTTCCATTTACCCAAATCCCCACCTTGTCACGCCGTCGCTCGCACCGCCGCCGGAGATCAACTCCCCCGAGGCTCCTACCTGTTTCAAGGCCATTTCCTCAACCCCGTTTGGGATTCTTTCGATTCAGTCCATTGCCAAGAAACTGTGAATCTCACCGTCTCCATTATCAAACTTCTTGTCAATGAAAAGCATCTGTTCAACCACAGCGCTAGAGCTCTGTTCGTCGGAGGAAGTTCTTCCTCCGCCGCATCGATGCTTCAGGATTTGGGATTTTCCGGCGCCGTTGGGGTTGATAAGGGTCGGTTTATATCGCTGGAAAAGAGGGTAGTTGGGTATAAACTTGATTACTCGAATGATTCGTTTGATTTCGTTTTGTTCAAGGGGAAGTTGAAGGTCTCTGTTCCTGATTTGGTGGTGGGTGAAATTGAAAGGATTCTTGCTGGCGGCGGAATTGGGGCGGTGGTTACCGGAATCAGTAGTCCAATATCGATTGGATTGGCCGGGAGAGTGGGGAAATTACTGAAATCTTCTTGTGTTGTGTATTCTGGGAATGTTAATAAGTTGTACATTAGTGTATTCAAGAAGAAACAGTTTCATGAGCTTCCAATTAATTGCTCGAGTTAG